In Methanothermobacter sp., a genomic segment contains:
- a CDS encoding ribose-phosphate diphosphokinase, translated as MIIGGSASQNLAAKVANLLHDQLCPIETHKFPDGERYIRIKGEIPDEVIVIQSTGYPQDENFMELFLIIKTLKDIGADKVKVVIPYLGYSRQDKRFKPGEAVSVKIIAELIETAGADEVFSINLHEHNIIRFFNIPAHELSAIPLLAEYLSPMVDDPIIVAPDKGALAHAKTMAEIIGCEYDYMKKVRISPEKVETCLKKFDVEGKSAIIVDDIISTGGTIVNAASILRSQGANKIKVACVHPVLVDDALLRIFSVGVDDVIATDTIKSEISMVSVAPLIAEALKGD; from the coding sequence TTGATAATAGGGGGCTCCGCATCTCAAAATTTGGCTGCTAAAGTTGCTAATCTACTCCATGACCAATTGTGTCCAATAGAAACACATAAATTCCCTGATGGTGAAAGATACATCAGGATAAAAGGTGAAATCCCTGATGAGGTTATTGTCATCCAATCAACAGGGTATCCACAAGATGAAAATTTCATGGAATTATTTTTAATAATAAAAACCCTCAAGGATATTGGCGCCGATAAAGTGAAAGTCGTGATACCATACCTTGGATATTCAAGGCAAGATAAAAGATTTAAACCCGGAGAGGCCGTCTCTGTGAAGATAATAGCGGAACTAATAGAAACTGCAGGTGCTGATGAAGTATTCTCTATCAATTTGCATGAACATAATATAATCAGATTTTTCAACATACCAGCCCATGAACTTTCAGCCATACCTCTACTTGCAGAATATTTATCCCCAATGGTTGATGATCCCATCATAGTTGCACCTGATAAGGGCGCCTTGGCCCATGCCAAGACGATGGCTGAGATAATAGGCTGCGAATACGATTACATGAAAAAAGTGCGTATTTCACCTGAAAAGGTAGAGACATGCCTCAAAAAGTTTGATGTGGAGGGTAAAAGTGCTATAATAGTTGATGATATTATCAGTACAGGGGGTACAATTGTCAATGCAGCTAGCATATTACGCAGTCAAGGCGCTAATAAGATCAAAGTAGCTTGTGTACATCCCGTGCTTGTTGATGATGCCCTACTAAGAATATTCTCAGTTGGCGTGGATGATGTTATAGCCACTGATACCATAAAATCAGAGATTAGCATGGTATCAGTGGCTCCGCTTATAGCAGAAGCCCTAAAAGGGGATTAA